The Xiphophorus couchianus chromosome 5, X_couchianus-1.0, whole genome shotgun sequence genome includes a region encoding these proteins:
- the LOC114144595 gene encoding adhesion G protein-coupled receptor L1 isoform X3, whose product MAVSLWCMAVGVLTLAQVAPSGQAMSRAAMPFGLLRRELACEGYPIELRCPGSDVVMVETANYGRTDDKICDADPFQMENTQCYLPDALKIMSQRCNNRTQCVVVAGVDVFPDPCPGTYKYLEIQYECVPYIFVCPGSLLSIQPDSSLLEAEHQSGAWCKDPLQAGDRLYVMPWTPYRTEVLYEYASWDDLRQNRVTTTYKLPSRVDGTGFVVYDGAVFYNKERTRNLVKYDLRTRIKSGEAVVVNANYHDTSPYRWGGKSDIDLAVDENGLWVIYSTEANNGRIVVSQVNPYTLRFEGTWATGFDKRGASNAFMACGVLYAVRSVFQDDEGQADSRASSNMVVYAYDTSRGQELPVQIPFPNPYQYISSIDYNPRDNQLYVWNNYYMLRYPLSFTPPPPTKGPLSSLMTTVRSYTATVALTPVRPSASHPIGVINRGPITAMVPLTPRPPLRVPLAPGGPGQVGGCEGRVARGVQWPPTLKGETVERPCPKGSLGIASYQCMSSPVGWNSQGPDLSNCTSPWVSQIAQKIKSGENAANIAGELVNLTRGRIYAGDISMSVRLIEQLLDILDSQLQALRPANKESAARNYNKLQKRERTCKAYVQAVVQIADNLLGPEALVSWADMSNLDQSRSASLLLDAVEKGAFLLANNLYEGRFSDRAPNVDLEVYVLNTEADIQDLTFPHSYDSDSILQISAQALQQYSNNGQVKLVLSLFKNLGPFLTTQNSTLRLGLGLAQGQEPRRRSLVVNSHVISASVHRGTNRVYLTAPAIFTLRHLQLENHFGPNCSFWNASGVSGSGRWSTQGCRLLHTNNTHTTCACNHLSSYAVLMTYQQPVFGAGVEELLVYVVSWVGIAVALVCLATCLITLCCQGAPWHTDHSTIHCNLWANLLITELIFLIGANKTKYTVLCSITAGLLHFSLLSVFCWLCLEAVELYLLQREVFEGRNSRRKYFYLCGYSVPGLVVAVSAAIDFRGYGSKTACWLRTDNYFIWSFLGPVAVIITLNLVVLVMTLHKMHSTAALKPDSSRHDNLRAWAVGSLTLLFLLSVTWSSGLMFLSGPSLLLAYLFTSLNTAQALLITILHCTLARKGQKDYGRCLRLSQCCATSSSSSPDSVKGAALRSNSRYTSSQSRRATANRQSRIRRMWNDTVRRQTESSFIAADVNNTPTLNRAALGNHFLTNQMLQTHAGASPYDTMLAQGYNQPFTSTVGTFRNKQKGGVSQSQESCALDSVCLNGGYTPNTFTLHGLGTTPGSRAGVVGSADLLREGGVGLGGDDVSPGLLTPHSSTDLNSGAGMRRNLSDAVALEKMIISELVQSNLRPSVPMPVPPERYGSLARPHHHERPALTHTATLTRHPQPSQEGWSATVQPSSRQNAQEGWAHARPPAQDAEANAATRGQEHGTTPRLQDDWSHGRISGDSDTQELLKDGDRSQLQGTLGRRGHQERQPARPPDVQARPYSTLSRTPGTLSRHRSTAESTGGAERDRDRYRDRPLPPPPPPPPQESESLYKALEEPLLMKQREAVVEAWRGGQDREKEETFLLNRDGMSDDWRGGTERGRDESFTSHKRDGTMDEWRAGIERGREESKMLEKRDGRLELWRAGETEQGETFITQKKDFGMDGWRSEVERESDESFFLKDRDGWRAGIERESEKQKDRALDVWRGGIDLDREESFSFENKDGGLDGRMRGKDRGSLRYHGERQDSDSFTLPLTPDLDLDPDSSPIYTRDSNPSPLYPGDRRSPPLNIFSRNSPPTNIFVPREDNSPPGKLYSRHSPQVYSRSGSPPRFYTRTSPPTHMYPDSSPEGPEEVSPTSGHQPQRPTLELPYSLGRPPLGPRPNHLQTFYQPPPLASNGETGYAAEPTSEGDDGQMQRVTSL is encoded by the exons TTTTCGTGTGCCCCGGCTCGCTTCTCAGCATCCAGCCGGACTCCTCTCTCCTGGAGGCGGAGCATCAGTCCGGGGCCTGGTGCAAAGACCCCCTTCAGGCCGGAGACAGGCTGTACGTCATGCCGTGGACGCCGTACAGAACGGAGGTCCTGTATGAGTACGCCTCGTGGGACGACCTCCGACAGAACAGAGTCACCACCACCTACAA GTTGCCGAGTCGTGTGGACGGCACGGGTTTTGTGGTGTACGACGGAGCTGTGTTTTACAACAAGGAGCGAACTCGCAACCTGGTCAAATACGACCTGCGCACTCGCATCAAGAGCGGCGAGGCAGTGGTGGTCAACGCCAATTACCATGACACCTCTCCTTACCGCTGGGGAGGAAAGTCGGACATCGATCTGGCGGTGGACGAGAACGGGCTCTGGGTTATCTACTCCACGGAGGCCAATAACGGACGCATCGTGGTCAGCCAG GTGAACCCGTACACGCTGCGCTTCGAGGGCACCTGGGCGACGGGCTTCGACAAACGCGGCGCCAGCAACGCCTTCATGGCCTGCGGCGTGCTCTACGCGGTGCGCTCCGTCTTCCAGGACGACGAGGGCCAGGCGGACAGCCGCGCCAGCAGCAACATGGTGGTGTACGCCTACGACACCAGTCGGGGTCAGGAGCTGCCCGTCCAGATACCGTTCCCCAACCCGTACCAGTACATCTCCTCCATCGACTACAATCCCAGAGACAACCAGCTGTACGTGTGGAACAACTACTACATGCTGCGCTACCCTCTGAGTTTCACACCGCCACCACCAACTAAAG GTCCCCTGTCCTCTCTGATGACCACTGTGCGGTCCTACACGGCTACGGTCGCTCTCACCCCGGTGCGCCCGTCGGCCTCGCACCCGATCGGCGTCATCAACAGGGGTCCGATCACAGCCATGGTCCCGCTGACCCCGCGGCCTCCGCTGCGGGTCCCCCTGGCCCCCGGCGGGCCCGGTCAGGTCGGCGGATGCGAGGGCCGCGTTGCGCGAGGAGTTCAGTGGCCTCCGACTCTGAAGGGAGAGACGGTGGAGCGGCCCTGCCCTAAGGGGTCTCTGG GAATCGCCTCCTATCAGTGCATGTCGTCTCCGGTGGGCTGGAACTCCCAAGGGCCTGACCTTTCCAACTGCACCTCTCCCTGGGTCAGCCAAATCGCTCAGAAG ATCAAGAGCGGAGAAAACGCGGCCAACATCGCCGGGGAGCTGGTCAACCTGACCCGCGGCCGGATCTACGCCGGCGACATCAGCATGTCGGTCCGGCTAATTGAGCAGCTCTTGGACATCCTGGACTCTCAGCTGCAGGCCCTGAGACCAGCCAACAAAGAGTCAGCCGCACGCAATTACAACAAG ctgCAGAAGAGAGAGCGAACGTGCAAAGCATATGTTCAG gcTGTGGTTCAGATAGCCGATAACCTGCTGGGTCCTGAAGCCCTGGTGTCCTGGGCAGACATGAGCAACCTTGACCAGTCCCGCTCTGCATCGCTGCTGTTGGACGCGGTCGAGAAAGGAGCGTTTCTGTTGGCGAACAATCTCTACGAGGGCCGTTTCAGTGACAGAGCGCCTAATGTCG ATCTGGAAGTGTATGTACTAAATACTGAGGCTGACATACAGGACTTGACTTTCCCACACTCGTATGACAGCGACAGCATCCTGCAGATATCGGCGCAGGCTCTGCAGCAGTACAGCAACAACG GTCAGGTGAAGTTGGTCCTTTCCCTCTTCAAGAACCTGGGCCCCTTCCTCACCACCCAGAACTCAACTTTGCGTCTGGGACTGGGACTTGCCCAAGGCCAAGAGCCCCGGCGCAGGAGCCTGGTGGTCAACTCCCATGTCATCTCTGCCTCTGTGCACAGAGGCACCAACCGGGTGTACCTCACAGCGCCGGCGATCTTCACTCTCAGACATCTCCAG CTGGAAAATCACTTTGGTCCCAACTGTTCTTTCTGGAACGCTTCGGGGGTTTCTGGCAGCGGCAGGTGGTCCACGCAGGGCTGCCGCCTGCTGCACACAAACAACACGCACACGACTTGTGCGTGCAACCATCTGTCCAGCTATGCGGTCCTCATGACTTACCAGCAACCAGTT TTCGGCGCCGGTGTGGAGGAGCTTCTGGTCTACGTGGTTTCCTGGGTCGGCATCGCCGTTGCTCTTGTGTGTTTGGCTACCTGCCTTATCACCCTCTGCTGCCAGGGGGCGCCCTGGCACACTGACCACAGCACCATTCACTGCAACCTGTGGGCCAACCTGCTCATCACAGAACTCATCTTCCTTATCGGTGCCAACAAGACTAAGTATACG GTCCTCTGCTCCATCACCGCTGGGCTGCTGCACTTTTCGCTGCTGTCCGTGTTCTGCTGGTTGTGCCTGGAGGCAGTGGAGCTGTACCTTCTGCAGAGGGAAGTGTTCGAGGGACGCAACTCCAGGAGGAAGTATTTTTACCTCTGCGGCTACTCTGTGCCCGGGCTGGTGGTGGCCGTGTCGGCAGCCATCGACTTCAGAGGATACGGTTCAAAAACGGC GTGCTGGCTGCGCACAGATAACTACTTCATCTGGAGTTTCCTCGGACCTGTAGCTGTCATCATTACG TTGAACCTGGTTGTCTTGGTGATGACCCTACACAAGATGCACAGCACTGCTGCACTCAAGCCCGACTCCAGTCGCCACGACAACCTCCG GGCCTGGGCCGTGGGCTCCCTGACTCTCCTATTCCTGCTGAGCGTCACCTGGTCCTCGGGCTTGATGTTCCTGTCGGGTCCGTCTCTCCTGCTGGCTTACCTCTTCACCTCCCTCAACACAGCCCAGGCGCTCCTCATCACCATCCTCCACTGCACGCTCGCCAGAAAG GGTCAGAAGGATTACGGCCGATGCCTGCGTCTCTCCCAGTGCTGCGCCAcgtcctcctccagctctccGGACTCGGTGAAAGGCGCGGCGCTTCGCTCCAACAGCCGCTACACCAGCAGCCAGAGCCGGAGAGCTACGGCGAACAGACAG AGCCGCATCAGGAGGATGTGGAACGACACGGTTCGCAGGCAGACCGAGTCCTCCTTCATCGCCGCAGATGTTAACAATACTCCGACTCTTAACAGAG CTGCTTTGGGAAACCATTTTCTGACGAACCAAATGCTGCAAACTCATGCTGGAGCTTCTCCCTATGACACGATGCTGGCGCAGGGATACAATCAGCCCTTCACTTCCACTG TAGGAaccttcagaaacaaacaga AGGGCGGAGTGTCACAGAGCCAGGAATCCTGCGCCTTGGACAGTGTTTGTCTCAATGGAGGCTACACCCCAAACACCTTCACCCTTCATGGTCTGGGTACAACGCCCGGGTCCCGAGCGGGAGTAGTGGGCAGCGCCGACCTCCTCAGGGAGGGGGGTGTTGGGCTTGGAGGTGATGACGTCTCGCCGGGGCTCCTCACGCCGCACAGCTCGACAGATCTCAACAGCGGAGCCGGAATGCGTCGTAATCTGTCCGATGCGGTGGCTCTGGAGAAGATGATCATCTCGGAGCTGGTGCAGAGCAACCTGCGCCCCTCCGTTCCCATGCCCGTTCCGCCCGAGCGCTATGGGAGCCTGGCGAGGCCGCATCACCACGAGAGGCCAGCTCTTACTCACACCGCTACGTTAACCCGCCACCCGCAGCCCTCGCAAGAGGGCTGGTCTGCCACGGTGCAGCCGAGCTCCCGGCAGAACGCGCAAGAGGGCTGGGCACATGCAAGGCCGCCCGCACAGGACGCCGAGGCAAATGCCGCCACACGGGGTCAAGAGCATGGCACCACGCCTCGCTTACAAGATGACTGGTCACACGGACGCATTTCTGGAGATTCCGACACCCAGGAGTTACTCAAAGACGGAGACCGCTCACAGCTGCAAGGTACTCTGGGCAGGCGTGGACACCAGGAAAGGCAGCCGGCTCGACCACCAGATGTCCAAGCTCGGCCTTATTCTACCCTAAGCCGCACCCCGGGTACCTTGTCCCGCCACCGCAGCACGGCGGAGTCTACTGGAGGGGCAGAGCGAGACAGGGATCGCTATCGAGACAGACCTCtccctccccctcctcccccaccaccacaGGAGTCAGAGTCGCTGTACAAGGCTCTGGAAGAGCCACTGCTTATGAAGCAGAGAGAAGCGGTTGTAGAGGCATGGAGAGGTGGCCAGGACAGGGAAAAGGAGGAGACATTTCTGCTGAACAGAGACGGAATGTCTGACGACTGGAGAGGAGGAACCGAGAGGGGAAGAGACGAGTCTTTTACCTCTCATAAGCGAGATGGCACGATGGATGAGTGGAGGGCTGGCATCGAGAGAGGCAGGGAGGAATCTAAAATGCTCGAGAAGAGAGACGGACGACTCGAGCTGTGGCGAGCAGGGGAGACAGAGCAGGGGGAGACTTTTATCACTCAGAAGAAAGACTTTGGTATGGATGGTTGGAGAAGTGAGGTAGAAAGAGAGTCGGACGAATCCTTTTTCCTGAAGGACAGAGATGGGTGGAGGGCAGGGATCGAACGAGAGAGCGAGAAACAGAAGGACAGAGCTCTGGATGTTTGGAGAGGCGGGATAGATTTGGACAGGGAGGAGTCTTTCTCATTCGAAAACAAAGATGGAGGCCTAGACGGGAGGATGAGAGGGAAAGACAGAGGGTCTCTGCGGTATCATGGCGAGCGACAGGATTCAGACAGCTTCACCCTACCTTTAACGCCCGATCTCGACTTGGACCCAGACTCCTCGCCCATCTACACACGGGATTCGAACCCGTCCCCTCTATACCCTGGAGACCGCCGCTCTCCGCCACTGAACATCTTCTCCCGAAACTCTCCGCCGACAAACATCTTCGTGCCACGAGAAGACAACTCGCCGCCGGGTAAACTCTACTCCCGCCACTCTCCGCAGGTGTACAGCCGCAGCGGCTCCCCTCCCCGCTTTTACACCCGCACCTCTCCGCCGACTCACATGTACCCAGACAGCAGCCCCGAAGGCCCAGAAGAAGTCAGCCCTACCAGTGGGCATCAGCCCCAGCGGCCCACTCTGGAGCTGCCCTACAGCCTGGGGCGCCCGCCGTTAGGCCCACGGCCCAATCACTTGCAGACCTTCTACCAGCCCCCGCCACTGGCTTCAAACGGAGAGACAGGGTACGCGGCAGAGCCCACTTCTGAGGGAGACGACGGACAGATGCAGCGGGTGACGAGCCTGTGA
- the LOC114144595 gene encoding adhesion G protein-coupled receptor L1 isoform X1: protein MAVSLWCMAVGVLTLAQVAPSGQAMSRAAMPFGLLRRELACEGYPIELRCPGSDVVMVETANYGRTDDKICDADPFQMENTQCYLPDALKIMSQRCNNRTQCVVVAGVDVFPDPCPGTYKYLEIQYECVPYKVDQKVFVCPGSLLSIQPDSSLLEAEHQSGAWCKDPLQAGDRLYVMPWTPYRTEVLYEYASWDDLRQNRVTTTYKLPSRVDGTGFVVYDGAVFYNKERTRNLVKYDLRTRIKSGEAVVVNANYHDTSPYRWGGKSDIDLAVDENGLWVIYSTEANNGRIVVSQVNPYTLRFEGTWATGFDKRGASNAFMACGVLYAVRSVFQDDEGQADSRASSNMVVYAYDTSRGQELPVQIPFPNPYQYISSIDYNPRDNQLYVWNNYYMLRYPLSFTPPPPTKGPLSSLMTTVRSYTATVALTPVRPSASHPIGVINRGPITAMVPLTPRPPLRVPLAPGGPGQVGGCEGRVARGVQWPPTLKGETVERPCPKGSLGIASYQCMSSPVGWNSQGPDLSNCTSPWVSQIAQKIKSGENAANIAGELVNLTRGRIYAGDISMSVRLIEQLLDILDSQLQALRPANKESAARNYNKLQKRERTCKAYVQAVVQIADNLLGPEALVSWADMSNLDQSRSASLLLDAVEKGAFLLANNLYEGRFSDRAPNVDLEVYVLNTEADIQDLTFPHSYDSDSILQISAQALQQYSNNGQVKLVLSLFKNLGPFLTTQNSTLRLGLGLAQGQEPRRRSLVVNSHVISASVHRGTNRVYLTAPAIFTLRHLQLENHFGPNCSFWNASGVSGSGRWSTQGCRLLHTNNTHTTCACNHLSSYAVLMTYQQPVFGAGVEELLVYVVSWVGIAVALVCLATCLITLCCQGAPWHTDHSTIHCNLWANLLITELIFLIGANKTKYTVLCSITAGLLHFSLLSVFCWLCLEAVELYLLQREVFEGRNSRRKYFYLCGYSVPGLVVAVSAAIDFRGYGSKTACWLRTDNYFIWSFLGPVAVIITLNLVVLVMTLHKMHSTAALKPDSSRHDNLRAWAVGSLTLLFLLSVTWSSGLMFLSGPSLLLAYLFTSLNTAQALLITILHCTLARKGQKDYGRCLRLSQCCATSSSSSPDSVKGAALRSNSRYTSSQSRRATANRQSRIRRMWNDTVRRQTESSFIAADVNNTPTLNRAALGNHFLTNQMLQTHAGASPYDTMLAQGYNQPFTSTVGTFRNKQKGGVSQSQESCALDSVCLNGGYTPNTFTLHGLGTTPGSRAGVVGSADLLREGGVGLGGDDVSPGLLTPHSSTDLNSGAGMRRNLSDAVALEKMIISELVQSNLRPSVPMPVPPERYGSLARPHHHERPALTHTATLTRHPQPSQEGWSATVQPSSRQNAQEGWAHARPPAQDAEANAATRGQEHGTTPRLQDDWSHGRISGDSDTQELLKDGDRSQLQGTLGRRGHQERQPARPPDVQARPYSTLSRTPGTLSRHRSTAESTGGAERDRDRYRDRPLPPPPPPPPQESESLYKALEEPLLMKQREAVVEAWRGGQDREKEETFLLNRDGMSDDWRGGTERGRDESFTSHKRDGTMDEWRAGIERGREESKMLEKRDGRLELWRAGETEQGETFITQKKDFGMDGWRSEVERESDESFFLKDRDGWRAGIERESEKQKDRALDVWRGGIDLDREESFSFENKDGGLDGRMRGKDRGSLRYHGERQDSDSFTLPLTPDLDLDPDSSPIYTRDSNPSPLYPGDRRSPPLNIFSRNSPPTNIFVPREDNSPPGKLYSRHSPQVYSRSGSPPRFYTRTSPPTHMYPDSSPEGPEEVSPTSGHQPQRPTLELPYSLGRPPLGPRPNHLQTFYQPPPLASNGETGYAAEPTSEGDDGQMQRVTSL from the exons TTTTCGTGTGCCCCGGCTCGCTTCTCAGCATCCAGCCGGACTCCTCTCTCCTGGAGGCGGAGCATCAGTCCGGGGCCTGGTGCAAAGACCCCCTTCAGGCCGGAGACAGGCTGTACGTCATGCCGTGGACGCCGTACAGAACGGAGGTCCTGTATGAGTACGCCTCGTGGGACGACCTCCGACAGAACAGAGTCACCACCACCTACAA GTTGCCGAGTCGTGTGGACGGCACGGGTTTTGTGGTGTACGACGGAGCTGTGTTTTACAACAAGGAGCGAACTCGCAACCTGGTCAAATACGACCTGCGCACTCGCATCAAGAGCGGCGAGGCAGTGGTGGTCAACGCCAATTACCATGACACCTCTCCTTACCGCTGGGGAGGAAAGTCGGACATCGATCTGGCGGTGGACGAGAACGGGCTCTGGGTTATCTACTCCACGGAGGCCAATAACGGACGCATCGTGGTCAGCCAG GTGAACCCGTACACGCTGCGCTTCGAGGGCACCTGGGCGACGGGCTTCGACAAACGCGGCGCCAGCAACGCCTTCATGGCCTGCGGCGTGCTCTACGCGGTGCGCTCCGTCTTCCAGGACGACGAGGGCCAGGCGGACAGCCGCGCCAGCAGCAACATGGTGGTGTACGCCTACGACACCAGTCGGGGTCAGGAGCTGCCCGTCCAGATACCGTTCCCCAACCCGTACCAGTACATCTCCTCCATCGACTACAATCCCAGAGACAACCAGCTGTACGTGTGGAACAACTACTACATGCTGCGCTACCCTCTGAGTTTCACACCGCCACCACCAACTAAAG GTCCCCTGTCCTCTCTGATGACCACTGTGCGGTCCTACACGGCTACGGTCGCTCTCACCCCGGTGCGCCCGTCGGCCTCGCACCCGATCGGCGTCATCAACAGGGGTCCGATCACAGCCATGGTCCCGCTGACCCCGCGGCCTCCGCTGCGGGTCCCCCTGGCCCCCGGCGGGCCCGGTCAGGTCGGCGGATGCGAGGGCCGCGTTGCGCGAGGAGTTCAGTGGCCTCCGACTCTGAAGGGAGAGACGGTGGAGCGGCCCTGCCCTAAGGGGTCTCTGG GAATCGCCTCCTATCAGTGCATGTCGTCTCCGGTGGGCTGGAACTCCCAAGGGCCTGACCTTTCCAACTGCACCTCTCCCTGGGTCAGCCAAATCGCTCAGAAG ATCAAGAGCGGAGAAAACGCGGCCAACATCGCCGGGGAGCTGGTCAACCTGACCCGCGGCCGGATCTACGCCGGCGACATCAGCATGTCGGTCCGGCTAATTGAGCAGCTCTTGGACATCCTGGACTCTCAGCTGCAGGCCCTGAGACCAGCCAACAAAGAGTCAGCCGCACGCAATTACAACAAG ctgCAGAAGAGAGAGCGAACGTGCAAAGCATATGTTCAG gcTGTGGTTCAGATAGCCGATAACCTGCTGGGTCCTGAAGCCCTGGTGTCCTGGGCAGACATGAGCAACCTTGACCAGTCCCGCTCTGCATCGCTGCTGTTGGACGCGGTCGAGAAAGGAGCGTTTCTGTTGGCGAACAATCTCTACGAGGGCCGTTTCAGTGACAGAGCGCCTAATGTCG ATCTGGAAGTGTATGTACTAAATACTGAGGCTGACATACAGGACTTGACTTTCCCACACTCGTATGACAGCGACAGCATCCTGCAGATATCGGCGCAGGCTCTGCAGCAGTACAGCAACAACG GTCAGGTGAAGTTGGTCCTTTCCCTCTTCAAGAACCTGGGCCCCTTCCTCACCACCCAGAACTCAACTTTGCGTCTGGGACTGGGACTTGCCCAAGGCCAAGAGCCCCGGCGCAGGAGCCTGGTGGTCAACTCCCATGTCATCTCTGCCTCTGTGCACAGAGGCACCAACCGGGTGTACCTCACAGCGCCGGCGATCTTCACTCTCAGACATCTCCAG CTGGAAAATCACTTTGGTCCCAACTGTTCTTTCTGGAACGCTTCGGGGGTTTCTGGCAGCGGCAGGTGGTCCACGCAGGGCTGCCGCCTGCTGCACACAAACAACACGCACACGACTTGTGCGTGCAACCATCTGTCCAGCTATGCGGTCCTCATGACTTACCAGCAACCAGTT TTCGGCGCCGGTGTGGAGGAGCTTCTGGTCTACGTGGTTTCCTGGGTCGGCATCGCCGTTGCTCTTGTGTGTTTGGCTACCTGCCTTATCACCCTCTGCTGCCAGGGGGCGCCCTGGCACACTGACCACAGCACCATTCACTGCAACCTGTGGGCCAACCTGCTCATCACAGAACTCATCTTCCTTATCGGTGCCAACAAGACTAAGTATACG GTCCTCTGCTCCATCACCGCTGGGCTGCTGCACTTTTCGCTGCTGTCCGTGTTCTGCTGGTTGTGCCTGGAGGCAGTGGAGCTGTACCTTCTGCAGAGGGAAGTGTTCGAGGGACGCAACTCCAGGAGGAAGTATTTTTACCTCTGCGGCTACTCTGTGCCCGGGCTGGTGGTGGCCGTGTCGGCAGCCATCGACTTCAGAGGATACGGTTCAAAAACGGC GTGCTGGCTGCGCACAGATAACTACTTCATCTGGAGTTTCCTCGGACCTGTAGCTGTCATCATTACG TTGAACCTGGTTGTCTTGGTGATGACCCTACACAAGATGCACAGCACTGCTGCACTCAAGCCCGACTCCAGTCGCCACGACAACCTCCG GGCCTGGGCCGTGGGCTCCCTGACTCTCCTATTCCTGCTGAGCGTCACCTGGTCCTCGGGCTTGATGTTCCTGTCGGGTCCGTCTCTCCTGCTGGCTTACCTCTTCACCTCCCTCAACACAGCCCAGGCGCTCCTCATCACCATCCTCCACTGCACGCTCGCCAGAAAG GGTCAGAAGGATTACGGCCGATGCCTGCGTCTCTCCCAGTGCTGCGCCAcgtcctcctccagctctccGGACTCGGTGAAAGGCGCGGCGCTTCGCTCCAACAGCCGCTACACCAGCAGCCAGAGCCGGAGAGCTACGGCGAACAGACAG AGCCGCATCAGGAGGATGTGGAACGACACGGTTCGCAGGCAGACCGAGTCCTCCTTCATCGCCGCAGATGTTAACAATACTCCGACTCTTAACAGAG CTGCTTTGGGAAACCATTTTCTGACGAACCAAATGCTGCAAACTCATGCTGGAGCTTCTCCCTATGACACGATGCTGGCGCAGGGATACAATCAGCCCTTCACTTCCACTG TAGGAaccttcagaaacaaacaga AGGGCGGAGTGTCACAGAGCCAGGAATCCTGCGCCTTGGACAGTGTTTGTCTCAATGGAGGCTACACCCCAAACACCTTCACCCTTCATGGTCTGGGTACAACGCCCGGGTCCCGAGCGGGAGTAGTGGGCAGCGCCGACCTCCTCAGGGAGGGGGGTGTTGGGCTTGGAGGTGATGACGTCTCGCCGGGGCTCCTCACGCCGCACAGCTCGACAGATCTCAACAGCGGAGCCGGAATGCGTCGTAATCTGTCCGATGCGGTGGCTCTGGAGAAGATGATCATCTCGGAGCTGGTGCAGAGCAACCTGCGCCCCTCCGTTCCCATGCCCGTTCCGCCCGAGCGCTATGGGAGCCTGGCGAGGCCGCATCACCACGAGAGGCCAGCTCTTACTCACACCGCTACGTTAACCCGCCACCCGCAGCCCTCGCAAGAGGGCTGGTCTGCCACGGTGCAGCCGAGCTCCCGGCAGAACGCGCAAGAGGGCTGGGCACATGCAAGGCCGCCCGCACAGGACGCCGAGGCAAATGCCGCCACACGGGGTCAAGAGCATGGCACCACGCCTCGCTTACAAGATGACTGGTCACACGGACGCATTTCTGGAGATTCCGACACCCAGGAGTTACTCAAAGACGGAGACCGCTCACAGCTGCAAGGTACTCTGGGCAGGCGTGGACACCAGGAAAGGCAGCCGGCTCGACCACCAGATGTCCAAGCTCGGCCTTATTCTACCCTAAGCCGCACCCCGGGTACCTTGTCCCGCCACCGCAGCACGGCGGAGTCTACTGGAGGGGCAGAGCGAGACAGGGATCGCTATCGAGACAGACCTCtccctccccctcctcccccaccaccacaGGAGTCAGAGTCGCTGTACAAGGCTCTGGAAGAGCCACTGCTTATGAAGCAGAGAGAAGCGGTTGTAGAGGCATGGAGAGGTGGCCAGGACAGGGAAAAGGAGGAGACATTTCTGCTGAACAGAGACGGAATGTCTGACGACTGGAGAGGAGGAACCGAGAGGGGAAGAGACGAGTCTTTTACCTCTCATAAGCGAGATGGCACGATGGATGAGTGGAGGGCTGGCATCGAGAGAGGCAGGGAGGAATCTAAAATGCTCGAGAAGAGAGACGGACGACTCGAGCTGTGGCGAGCAGGGGAGACAGAGCAGGGGGAGACTTTTATCACTCAGAAGAAAGACTTTGGTATGGATGGTTGGAGAAGTGAGGTAGAAAGAGAGTCGGACGAATCCTTTTTCCTGAAGGACAGAGATGGGTGGAGGGCAGGGATCGAACGAGAGAGCGAGAAACAGAAGGACAGAGCTCTGGATGTTTGGAGAGGCGGGATAGATTTGGACAGGGAGGAGTCTTTCTCATTCGAAAACAAAGATGGAGGCCTAGACGGGAGGATGAGAGGGAAAGACAGAGGGTCTCTGCGGTATCATGGCGAGCGACAGGATTCAGACAGCTTCACCCTACCTTTAACGCCCGATCTCGACTTGGACCCAGACTCCTCGCCCATCTACACACGGGATTCGAACCCGTCCCCTCTATACCCTGGAGACCGCCGCTCTCCGCCACTGAACATCTTCTCCCGAAACTCTCCGCCGACAAACATCTTCGTGCCACGAGAAGACAACTCGCCGCCGGGTAAACTCTACTCCCGCCACTCTCCGCAGGTGTACAGCCGCAGCGGCTCCCCTCCCCGCTTTTACACCCGCACCTCTCCGCCGACTCACATGTACCCAGACAGCAGCCCCGAAGGCCCAGAAGAAGTCAGCCCTACCAGTGGGCATCAGCCCCAGCGGCCCACTCTGGAGCTGCCCTACAGCCTGGGGCGCCCGCCGTTAGGCCCACGGCCCAATCACTTGCAGACCTTCTACCAGCCCCCGCCACTGGCTTCAAACGGAGAGACAGGGTACGCGGCAGAGCCCACTTCTGAGGGAGACGACGGACAGATGCAGCGGGTGACGAGCCTGTGA